The segment TGTCGCCCACGCGCAACTTGTCGCTGTCGGCCACGGTGGCCACGGGCAGGTTTCCCGCGTCAATCTTGATGACGGCGACGTCGGTTTTCTCGTCGGTGCCAATCACCTTGGCGACAAACTCGCGGCCATCGGCCAGCAAGACCTTGAGCTCGTCTGCACCGGCAACGACATGATTGTTGGTCAAAATGTAGCCGCCGGGAGAGATGATCACCCCGGAACCCAGCTCCTGCTCCTTGCGCTCACGCTCGGGTGCGCCGCTGTTATCGCCAAACAACTGGCGAAAGAACGGGTCGAGGCGCAGGCGTTCGCGCACGATCTTGGTGGAATAAACCGAAACGACGGCCTTCTGCACCGGTTCAATCACGTCGGCGTAGCTCACCAACTGGCGTCCGGAACCGTCGCCGATCGAGGAGGAATCAAATTTGATGTCCGGCTTGGCCCCAATCGGCTTTTCCTGGGCATAGCCGGGAGAGAACAGCGAGCTGGCCAAAACAAAGACAACGGTACGAGTAAGTAGATTGGTTTTCATGGACAGGGAGGTGACAAACCCAAGGGAAGGATTGTTCCATCGCAAGATTTTGGCGGCTGGCACCAGCCGGAACCCCGCGCCGCCTCGTCGAAAGTAGCGCCGGCTTCCAGTCTGCTTTAGGCGGTATTTTCGGATACAGACTGGAAGTCTGCGCGCCCCCAGCCCCCTAATAAAAGTGTCACCTATTAGGTGACACTGCCTTGGCCTTTGGAGCCAAACTCCGGATACAGACTGGAAGTCTGCGCGCCCCCAGCCCCCTGATAAAGTGTCACCTATTAGGTGACACTGCCTTGGTCTTTGGGGCCAAACTCCGGATACAGACTGGAAGTCTGCGCGCCCCCAGCCCCCTAATAAAAGTGTCACCTATTAGGTGACACTGCCTTGGTCTTTGGAGCAAAACTCCGGATGCAGACTGGAAGTCTGCGCTACTTTTGCATCCGCTCCCTGCATGCGCCTTATCCGTCACCTCACACCCTCCGGCCCCGCCTACGCCGCGCTCCAACCCGACGGTACCGCCGTGGAAATCAGTGGCGATCCGCTGGCTAACACCCACCGGCTCACCGGGCGCGTCGTCGCCCAGGGTAAGCGCCTCGCGCCTGTTGTCCCCACGGCGATCATCGGGGTCGGGCTCAACTACGCACGCCACGCAGCCGAGGGAGGCAAAGGCCCTCCCGAGCGCCCCATTTGGTTCATGAAACTGCCCGGCAGCGTACAAAACCCCGGCGACCCGATTCGCCTGCCGCGCCTCCAGCCCACCGAAAAACCCGACTACGAGGCCGAATTCGCTATCGTGCTCGGCCGCGATTGCCGCGACGCCACCCGCGAGAACGCGTTATCCTATGTTCTTGGTTACACCTGCGCTAACGACGTTTCGGCCCGCGACTGGCAACGCGACTGGAGCGGCAGCCAGTGGTGCCACGCCAAGAGCTTCGATACCTTTTGCCCGCTCGGCCCGGTGCTTGTCACCCCCGACGAGCTGACCACCCCCAACGCCCTGCGCATCCGCTCCGTGCTCAACGGCACGGTCATGCAGGACTCCTCCACCGCCGACATGATCTTCGATGTCGCCGCGTTGATCGTGTTCCTGAGCGCTGACAAGACACTGCCCGCCGGCACCGTTATCCTGACCGGCACCCCTGAAGGCGTAGGCTTTGCGCGCAAACCACCGGTGTGGTTGCGCTCGGGTGACACCATTAGCGTGGAGATCGAAGGCATCGGCACGCTGAGTAATCCGGTGGAGTAGCGTTCGCACGCAGCGCGGCGGACGCAGGCAGCGCGGCAAGATTTTACGCGAGGCCACGGCTTGGTTTTGCGGCTTGCACGCGAAACGCCACGTTTAAACCTCTTCAGCACCACCCTCATGAAAATTACCCTCAGTCTACTGGCACTCCTTCTTGCGATCGTTTCTCCCGGTGCGTCCGTGACACTTCACGCGGCCGACCAACCCCAAGCCGACAGTGAAGACTCCGAACTGGGGGATGCGATGTCCGCCATGAACTCAGCATTCAAAAAGCTGAAACGCCAGGTGGCCGATCCCGCGCAAAACGAGGCCTCGTTGGCCTTGGTCGTCAAATTGCGTAAGGCCTGCGTCGATTCCACCCAACATGTGCCCATCAAGGTCGGCCGCCTGCCCGCCGCCGAGCAGGCTGCGGCGAAACTCGCCTATCAGGACAAAATGCAGAAGCTCCTTGCCACTATGGACGAGCTGGCGGCCGCGCTTAAAGCCGGTAAAAACGACGTCGCTGCCAACCTCCTCAAAGAGCTCCACGATCAGGAAGAAGCCGGCCACAAGGAGTTTCGCTCCAAGAAGAAATAGGCCTAAGCCGGATTCGCCTTTGCCGGAGGGGCGCAAAGGGGAAGAGCCAGAAAACGAGTAGGAGTAAGAGTAAGAGCAGGATTTCCGCCCCAGAGGCCGTCCCGCCGCAATCGTTCTCGTTCTCTTACTCCTACTCGTTCTCGTTCTCTCGCCCGCCTTTTCCTCCGGCCCCTCAACGCGTGAGGTCGTAGAGCGCGTAGCCGGCGAACAAATTGGGTGCGAAGCGGCAGGTGGTTTTCCAATCGCCGTGCAAATGCGCGCTCCTCGCGATCCGCAGCTCGCGCAGCGCACAAAAATCCTCGAAGTCGGCGATCGTCGCCGGGTTGCTTGGCCGACTCTCATACCAGGCCGTGGTGTAAACGGAGTTGCGCGGCTTGCGGCCCCGAAAAAACGCGGCCGTGCGGTTTTTCCAATAGCCGTGGTTCACAAAGCCCACCGTCACCGTACGGCCAATACGCAGCGCTTGCTCAATGATCGCGCCCGGGTCGGGTAACTCTTCCAAGGTGCGCGAGCAAATCACCCGGTCGAAGTGGTTCTCGGGCAGCGCGCGCATGAGCGCCATCATGTCGCCCTGATAGGCGGTGAGCCCGCGGCGCACGCAGGCGGAGATTTTGTCGAAATCGAGGTCCACGCCGACGGCATGCACCTGCTTGGTGTGCACGAGGTATTCCAGAAGCACGCCGCGCCCGCAGCCCAGGTCGAGCACCCGCGAACCGGGTTCGACCCAGTCGGCGATGATCTGCATATCGACCGTGCGTTTGAGGTGGGAGTGGCGAGACATGAGTGGGAGCGGCAGCGGGCTGTGGCTGCGGACTTAAAAACGGCGTGAGTTAGTTAAGAAAACCGCGCACCAGATCGTAGATTTGCGGGGACTCGAGCAGGAAGGAATCGTGGCCGAGGTCGGTGGAGAGTTCGGCGTAACTCACGCGTTTACCGGCGCGCAGCAGGGCGAGGGCGATGGCGCGGTTCTGCTCCGGCGGGAACAACCAGTCGCTGGTAAAGCCCACCACGAGCGTGGCGCCCTGCACTGAGGCAAAAGCCTGTTCGAGGGACCCGTGGGTGGCAGCGAGGTCGAACTGGTCGAGGGCGCGCGTGATGTAGAGGTACGAGTTTGCGTCAAAGCGGTTAATAAAACTCTGCCCTTGATAACGCAGGTAGCTCTCCACCTCGAAGCGCACGTCAAAGGTCACGGCGGGCGAAACCGGGTCGATGCCCTCCATCGACAAACCCGACGCTTCGTTGGCGGCGACTGCCGCGATGGCCTCGCTGGTTGCGGGCGCGCTGGCGAGGGACGTGGGCTTGTGGTGGGGGGCGACGGCCTTGCGACCGAATTTGCGGTCCATCGAGGCGTCGGAAAGGTAGGTGATGTGCGCCATCATACGCGCGATCGCCAGGCCCACACGCGGACCGCCGCCCTTGGGATAATAGCCGTGGTTCCACTCGGGGTCTTGGAGGATCGCTTGGCGGCCCACCTCGTTGAAGGCGATGGCCTGCGCGCCTTCGCGGGCGGTCGTGGCCATGGCGAGCGCGCGTTGCACGAAGGCGGGGTATTCGAGACTCCATTGCAGCACCTGCATGCCGCCCATCGAACCGCCAATGACGGCGTACAGGCTGCGCACGCCTAGGGAGTCGAGCCAGCGCTTCTGGGTGCGCACCATG is part of the Opitutus sp. genome and harbors:
- a CDS encoding homoserine O-acetyltransferase — translated: MNDASADLHTSARSEPGEVGLVEPRDFVSASPFTFDNGLAIPGFTLRYETYGRLNATGDNAVLVCHALSGDHHCAGIHALTDKKPGWWNNLIGPSKAVDTNKFFVLCANVIGGCQGSTGPSSIDPRTGQAYGITFPAVTIRDMVRTQKRWLDSLGVRSLYAVIGGSMGGMQVLQWSLEYPAFVQRALAMATTAREGAQAIAFNEVGRQAILQDPEWNHGYYPKGGGPRVGLAIARMMAHITYLSDASMDRKFGRKAVAPHHKPTSLASAPATSEAIAAVAANEASGLSMEGIDPVSPAVTFDVRFEVESYLRYQGQSFINRFDANSYLYITRALDQFDLAATHGSLEQAFASVQGATLVVGFTSDWLFPPEQNRAIALALLRAGKRVSYAELSTDLGHDSFLLESPQIYDLVRGFLN
- a CDS encoding methyltransferase domain-containing protein — translated: MQIIADWVEPGSRVLDLGCGRGVLLEYLVHTKQVHAVGVDLDFDKISACVRRGLTAYQGDMMALMRALPENHFDRVICSRTLEELPDPGAIIEQALRIGRTVTVGFVNHGYWKNRTAAFFRGRKPRNSVYTTAWYESRPSNPATIADFEDFCALRELRIARSAHLHGDWKTTCRFAPNLFAGYALYDLTR
- a CDS encoding fumarylacetoacetate hydrolase family protein, translated to MRLIRHLTPSGPAYAALQPDGTAVEISGDPLANTHRLTGRVVAQGKRLAPVVPTAIIGVGLNYARHAAEGGKGPPERPIWFMKLPGSVQNPGDPIRLPRLQPTEKPDYEAEFAIVLGRDCRDATRENALSYVLGYTCANDVSARDWQRDWSGSQWCHAKSFDTFCPLGPVLVTPDELTTPNALRIRSVLNGTVMQDSSTADMIFDVAALIVFLSADKTLPAGTVILTGTPEGVGFARKPPVWLRSGDTISVEIEGIGTLSNPVE